The Oncorhynchus gorbuscha isolate QuinsamMale2020 ecotype Even-year linkage group LG04, OgorEven_v1.0, whole genome shotgun sequence genome includes the window aggggtaaagtgactatgcattgataataatcagcgagtagcagcagtgtaaaaacaaaggggggcaatgtaaatagtccgggtggccatttgattaattgttcagcagtcttttggcttgggggtagaaactgttaaggagccttttggacctagacttggcactccggtaccgcttgccattcggtagcagagagaacagcctatggcttgggtgactagagtcttggacaattttttgggccttcctctgacaccgcctagtatataggtcctggatgtcaggaagcttggccccagtaatgtactgggcagtacgcaaTACCCTCTTTAgcaccttgcggtcggaggcagagcagttgccataccaggcagtgatgcaaacagtcaggatgctctcgatggtacagtTGTAAAACCTGTTGAGGATCtggaggacccatgccaaatcttttcagtctactGAGGGGGAAAAagttttgtcgtgcccttttGACGACtatcttggtatgtttggaccatgatagcttgttggtgatgtggacaccaaggaagttcaaactctcgacccgctccacgacagccccgttgatgtgaatgggggcgtgttcggccctccttttcattgtagtccacgatcagctccttagtcttgctcacattgagggaaaggttgttgtcctggcactacactgccaggtctccgacctccctataggcagtcTCATCATTGATCAGGCTtaacactgttgtgttgtcagcaaacttaatgatggtgttggagtcatgcttggccatgcagtcgtgggtgaacagggagtacaggaggggaccccgtgttgaggatcagcgtggcagatgtgttgttgcctacccttaccacctgggggcggtccgtcaggaagtccaggatccagttgcagatggaggtgtttagtcccagggtccttagtttagtgatgagctttgtgggcactgtagtgttgaacactgagctgtagtcaatgaacagaattctcacatTTTGTCCAggagggaaagggcagtgtggagtgcgattgagaatgcgtcatctgtggatctgttggggtgctatgcaaattggagtgggtctagggtttccgggattatggtgttgatgtgagccattaccagcctttcaaagcacttcatggctaccgacgtgagtgctacggggcagtagtcatttaggcaggttacctttgctttcttgggaacagggactatggtggtctgcttataacatgtaggtattacagactcagtcagggagaggttgaaaatgttagtgaagacacttgccagttggtcggcGCATActctgagtacatgtcctggtaacccgtctggccccgcggccttgtgaatgttgacctgttgaaaggtcttgctcacactggctagagtgtgatcacacagtcatctggaacagctggtgctctcatgcatacttcagtgttgcttgccctgaagcgagcataaaaaggcatttagcttgtctggtcgGCTTTCTttactgggcagctcgtggctgggttttccctttgtagtccgtaatagtttgcaagtcctgccatatccgacgagcatcagagccgctGTAATAgcattcaatcttagtcctgtattatgCTTTGCCTCTTctatggttcgtctgagggcatcgCTTGATGtattataagcgtccggattagtgtccagctccttgaaagtggctgctctagcctttagctcggtgcggcgttgcctgtaatccattgaTTCTAGTTGGGATATGTATGTTCGGCCACTGtggacgtcgtcgatgcacttattgatgaagccggtgactgaggtggtatattcaccaatgccattggatgaatcacggaacatattccagtctgtgctagcaaaacagtcctgtaagcgTAGCATCCGCgttatctgaccacttccgtattgagtgggtcactggtacttcctgctttagtttttgctaataaacaggaatcaggaggatacaaTTATGGTTAGATcttccaaatggagggtgagggagagctttgtatgcatctctgtgagTGGAAAGGTGGTTtcaatttttttttcttcttgttGCATGTGACaggctggtagaaatgaggtcaaacggatttaagtttgcctgcattaaagtccccagccactagggccgccgcttctggatgagcatttttcttgtttgcttatggccttaaacagctcgttgagtgcggccttagtgccagcatcgattTGTGATGGTAAATAGACTGCTCTTGGTagttagtgtggtctacagctattcattaggtactctacctcaggctagctatacctcaagacttccttaataATAGACAttgcacaccagctgttattgacaaataaacacacacccccacccctcgttttaccagacgtagctgttctgtcctgccgatgcacggcAAActcagccaactgtatattatccgtgTCATGGTTCAGCCATAATAACATAAGATATTACCATTTtttatgtcccgttggtaggatagtctcaacGGAGATCCTCCAGTTCATTCTCCATTGATTGTACGTTGGccaattttttaaatgtttctatATTGCATAGAAACTGAGGCCCCTGGTGTCCAATCACTGTATCACTGATCCGAACAGTTAGAATGTGTTCGATTCTAGAAATTGTCAGGGAGGTACTCAAATCAGATCGACTCACTGCAAAAAAGAACCTCGATGGGGGTGGCGTAGCAGTTGACTGCAGCAAGGACTTTGCGTAGCCAGGCAATTATAGCATAGGCAGATGGACAGAGCATGGTAAAGCAGATCAAGCTGTTAAACCCATGTCAAAATGATAGGTAACAATAGCACAGCAGAAAGAAAATGTATGTATATTGACAATGAAAAAAACAATGTTGAAAAAGTTATTTTGTCATATATTCAATCAAAATATGCAAATTCTACATGTTGATACAGCGCTCTGACCCCAGATAAACTATAGGGTCTTTAGTCATCATAATATAGAATTCTTTCATAGTGTAAAATAGATACAATTTCTATACAAAATGCAATACTGTTAATTATTCTGAAAGGGTCTAAAAAATAGACATTGCAACGTAAACCATGAGCCGATTACTTTCAGTCACGTTATTAAATAGCCGTCAGCCAATATGCATGCACAACTACACACAAGTGATGACACATTCTTTGTAGTTTGTTTCTCAACAATGAAGACTTAACAAAAACCATCCTTCAGTACATTGATCAGGCTTGAAATGAAAACCTTTATAACATGGGCCATGTTCATTTGGAAGAAAACAACTTAAACAGGGAGGGACTTAACCAATAAGAAACCCACATTTtagttctgttgcaaaacattgtAAAACACTTTCAGTtgcatgccctaatgaacacgccCATGATGTGAAACAATGGGCAGCATGAGGCAAATCCCAACTGGTGAGTGAATGAGACCTGATGATCATCACTGATGAAGTTATGAAGCTATGCACTTATGAAGTGTAAATAATATAGAAAAATCATAAAGTATTTGTCCATAGTTGTGAGGTTACGATAGTGTTCTTCAGAGCCATATGTCGAGACGATTACTCACATTATTATATCGAAAGGTTCAACATGGTGTCCGTTGTCGTCAGTCAAAGTTTGCCAAACTCcctctatacagtatatagctcTGGTGTTCTTGATGGCACTGTATGGTATCAGACTGTTCAAGGCCAGTATGGGACACAAGATGAAGCCAGTCTTCTCAAGCAGCATCAAGGTGTGTCCCCTAGCTCTTAGTTGGACTATTATTCGTTTATTTTCAGTCTCGTAGGTCCCAGAGGATCGAACAATCATATTGGCAAGAGTTCAGGTGGACTTTCTCCATAACAGTATTTTGCTTGTGGATTTCTGTAGGTATTTTCATGTTGGACACTCTGCATTAGCAAAATGAGAAGGTAAACACAACCATTAGAATGTTTTTCTTACCATCTCTGCATGAAAGCATGTGGGAAGGGTCAGGGAGGTATGCATTTGTTTCATGTACACAACTCAACATACCTGCGATGAAGTTCGACACTTAGCTAAACACAGCTCAAAGTGGTCCTCCACGGCGGTGAAGAGGTTCTGAAAGCCGTCTGCAGCTCTGTTCAGGAAATGCTCTAGTAGAAGttgctgagagagggagaaagagagagggcaagtagtgactgagggagagagaacatcAAAAAGAAAGGGAAATTTGGGtgaagagattagagagagaggtgtaaaggTCAGATCAAAATCTGGAATTTCTAACATGGATTAGTTATAACTCAACCACTACAAAAGGTTAAGATGAAAACAATGTAGAGTTGAAGAGTCAAAGGTAAGatagagatatgatatcactgactgaaaagtcatgcatcctccagcAAATTCTCATTTGGAACAAACAATTTAGCTATTGGGTGCAGCACAACAAGAGTGCCACAGTTTGAATACCTTGTCAGGCTGGAGGCAGCAGGACACACAGTACTCGTAGATGTTACAGCAGCCATTGGCCAGACAACTTTTACAGATGTACTGTCTGGAGCTCAGAGCGTTGACATTACAGCAACCGTTCACCAGCAGATCCTTCCTCTCGCACACATAACCTGGTGGACCATTACATACAATAGATTAGTCAGTGACTTGAATATTGAAGTTGTATTTCATGATAGGGGCTTTTCTTAATTCAGCTTTCCTTGAATCCCATCTCATCAAAACACATTGGAGAAGAAGGTCCGGTGGGAGGAGACAGGATGTAAGGAATTGTGGAAATACAGATTGAGATAAAGCCATTATTTCCTAAGGGATTACAAGTGAGTGAATGAGTCCAGTTAGGTTAATAACTTACCCAGTTCATCTGTGAGCAGTGACTTGCCCTGAATGGAGTTCCGGCACTGAGTGATTGGCCTGCTACTGTTGCCCAGGTTAAACCTGACCTTCCATGGGATCCGGTGGTCCGGATCCCTGGCCTCCAACAGGGTGCGATCCCTTATGGCTCTCTCCTCCTGCATAACACAACACAATTCATCTCACAGGTTTTGTATAGCCAAagggtgggtataatttgtggaatgttccaacaggaatctgtttTAAAAACTTCGTAAATAACAAGGTTGTCAACAAACCACGCATACTAAGAGTTGTATAGCGGCAGAATAAGATACCAGGTAGGGAGCTGGCTATTTAATTACGTTTTTCACTCACCACGTTAATTCCGTAAAATGTCTGTCCTCACTCTGGTAGCCTATGGACAAACCTTAAAAATAAGCtacgtggtgagttgatgcctattcgtcAGCTAGCTGAATTGATCATGCGACTTTGTATGCGTTTGTTGGCAACTTGTAAGTTACTTTACGGagtttttggaacagattccAGTTAgaacgttccacaaattatacccacccgAGCTGGACCTCAGACTCTCTGTCTAGGCTAACGTAGGCCTGTACAGACAAATATAATATCTGTTTTCCAGTTATTTGAGCTGGACATAAAGCTGATATGTCAAAAGTTTAAATACCTGTTTCAGGGTGTTGGTTAAGAAGTATATCAAAGAAAGTCCAAACACCACACCTAGCACCCAACGTTTTCTCAGTAATCTTCGTAGCACCATGGCATGACCTTAGGAGATCCCCGCGACCACCCTGTCCAGCCAGAGGAATTTAATTGCAGGAATGCTCCAATAACAAGCAAGCTGGATAAACTGTTCAGTAGAGACTTGCAGTTGAACTGGGGTGTCTGGCTATGACAGAGGAACTGTTTGGTCAACACCATAACCGCAAACTAACCcattttgctagctagctagcaatactAGGCTTGAAAACGTGGTAGCTGTGAATAcatgagctgtaaaaaaaaatatttccgtagtgctaggtagctagctaaaaaAGTAAATATTAGCAAACCGTTTTGGATAAAGACTGCTTTGTTAGCCTGTGGACACGCTATCAACACTGGGCTAGCTACTGTACTCATCCAGCTGCTAGAGTTAGCATTAGCTAGATAACGTTAGTAGCCTGCTGTAAGATTCATCGCTAACTGGCTATAACTCTACAAGAGACACCCGTTGCCGACATTCACTTCAGAGAAATTACAGAGAAAGCCTCGGCAATAAacgaacatttttttaaatctgacgtCCACCATCAAAACATTTTCCAAACTCGGATGTGGCGTGGTGGGAAAGTGAACGCTAGTTGGTTGATTTACAATTTCACTGACGTCATCACACAGGGAAAACATAGTTGCGTGCCTGGCAGCCGCAGGGGTGTGTGCTACAGGGGTATGATAATTATAAATAAAACGATGATTCAGGTGAGCTTAACAATTTCCTTGCAAAAATATGCATTTAGGAAGCAACCATATACATCTGAAAAATCAGTAAACCACCACAATCTATCTAATATATCTGCGGCTAGCTATAATGTAGCAATAAAAGGCTAGCCAACCattgataccccccccccccccccccccccccccccccccgatgctCTACCGTATTCACTCGTTgccatctgtgtgtctgtctgcaccCTACCACCTGCCTGGATCAAATGGGGATGGACTGGATGTGCCATGCAGAGGAGGCAATAGCAGTAACACCGATGGCATGCCCTCAGAAAGGTTCGAGTCTACATTCTAGGACACAGACCTCTGCAGGTTCATCATAACCTGAAATTTCCCACTAAAGAGGAAGGTAGATAAGACATGTTACATTCAGGAACCAAATTCATTGAAAGGCAATGCAGCAAATGGACTAGACAACAGTCTTTGAACCGTCAAAAGATGTAGCTGATCCCCTCTGCTCTCCAGGGCCCATAGCCAAACCCTGGGATCATAAAGCAGCCTGGACCAAGGCTTGTTTGACTGTCTGAAGCCTGACTCTCCTACCTCCCCCAGCAGCTCTTCTCCGGCCTGGTTGGGGTCGGGGTTCCCTCTGGTCTGGCGTGCCCTCAGCTAACTTCCAGGCAGTTGGCCTGGTTCTGGGGACTCTCCAAGACGatcaccctactctggtggtcccagcgcgcacgacccacgtggagttccaggtctccggtagcctctggaactgccaatctgcggtcaacaaggcagagttcatctcagcctatgcctccctccagtccctcgactcgGCACtgacatggatcaccacagacaacactgctactcctactggcactgttctcgcacaccccgcgTCTggcagcggggtggtggcaccgggaccTCATCtttggtcattctctctttctccccttacccatctgtctatgcTGTTCCATTCACAGTTACTAACCATCATCATTTATCGCAACTCCATCAATGAGCTCCAAGTCTCCTGACCACTGCCTTCACAGTTCTGGGCGATCCTCCCCAcgtttcctttcctctctgcctcctcatccaacacctcccccctactcacaaggcagccccctcatctttactagatgctgttcttccactaacctcattgcaactccctccctccgacctgccttgtatccttttccctctctcatccccacctcccacactgcccctcctcttccatcctcctatcatctcttccctccgctcaaaccttctcccacctatctcctgattctgcctcctcaaccctcctccctccctctgcatcccttgactctctatgtcccctatcctccaggccggctcggtcctcccctcccgctccgtggctcgatgactcattgcgagctcacagaacagggctccgggcagccgagcggaaatggaggaaaactcgcctccctgcggacctggcatcctttcactccctcctctctacattttcctcctctgtctctgctgctaaagccactttctaccacgctaaattccaagcatctgcctctaaccctaggaagctctttgccatcttctcctccctcctgaatcctccgcccccccccctcctccctctctgcagatgacttcgtcaaccattttgaaaagaaggtcgacgacatccgatcctcgtttgctaagtcaaacgacaccgctggttctgctcacactgccctaccctgtgctctgacctctttctcccctctctctccagatgaaatctcgcgtcttgtgacggccggccgcccaacaacctgcccgcttgaccctatcccctcctctcttctccagaccatttccggagaccttctcccttacctcacctcgctcatcaactcatccctgaccgttggctacgtcccttccgtcttcaagagagcgagagttgcacccttctgaaaaaacctacactcgatccctccgatgtcaacaattacagaccagtatcccttctttcttttctctccaaaactcttgaacgtgccgtccttggccagctctcccgctatctctccctgaatgaccttcttgatccaaatcagtcaggtttcaagactagtcattcaactgagactgctctcctctttatcacggaggcgctccgcactgctaaagctaactctctctcctctgctctcatccttctagatctatcggctgccttcgatactgtgaaccatcagatcctcctctccaccctctccgagttgggcatctccggcgcggcccacgcttggattgcgtcctacctgacaggtcgctcctaccaggtggcgtggcgagaatctgtctcctcaccacgcgctctcaccactggtgtcccccagggctctgttcttggccctctcctattctcgctatacaccaagtcacttggctctgtcataacctcacatggtctctcttatcattgctatgcagacgacacacaattaatcttctcctttcccccttctgatgaccaggtggcgaatcgcatctctgcatgtctggcagacatatcagtgtggatgacggatcaccacctcaagctgaacctcggcaagacggagctgctcttcctcccggggaaggactgcccgttccatgatctcgccatcacggttgacaactccattgtgtcctcctcccagagcgccaagaaccttggcgtgatcctggacaacaccctgtcgttctcaactaacatcaaggcggtggcccgttcctgtaggttcatgctctacaacatccgcagagtacgaccctgcctcacacaggaagcggcgcaggtcctaat containing:
- the LOC124034049 gene encoding SREBP regulating gene protein-like, with translation MVLRRLLRKRWVLGVVFGLSLIYFLTNTLKQEERAIRDRTLLEARDPDHRIPWKVRFNLGNSSRPITQCRNSIQGKSLLTDELGYVCERKDLLVNGCCNVNALSSRQYICKSCLANGCCNIYEYCVSCCLQPDKQLLLEHFLNRAADGFQNLFTAVEDHFELCLAKCRTSSQSVQHENTYRNPQAKYCYGESPPELLPI